The Bacteroidetes bacterium GWF2_43_63 sequence ACCAATGTTTGACGAGAGGATGACCCCAATTAAATATGGAATCGGCTTTAATCCAGAATGTCTGCAAATTGCTATAACAATTGGCGTGAACATAAGTACAACCACATCGTTGACCATGAATGCCGATGCCAGTCCGGTCACAAAAACAATGATGGTGAGCAGTCTGCGCTGATTACCTGCAAGTCCCATGGTTTTCGCTGCAAGCCAATTAAAGAATCCATCGAGCTGCATAACAGCAATGATAATCATCATGCCCATCAACAGGGCAATGGTATTGAAATCGATGGCTGCGAGCGCTTCGGCTGGTGTTAAGACTCCAAAAATTACCATAGCAACCGCACCAAAAAATGCAGCTGACGGCCGGTCAATATTCACATAGGGCAGGCGCGTGAAAATGATACCCAGAAATGTTATGATGAATATTATAATGGCAGTTTGCATGAATGCAAAAGTAGTTTTTTTGCCTATTCGAGTGAATGAAAATCGTGGTTGATAGATTCAGAACCATAATTAATTTCGAGATACGACGAGCCATCTTCGTCGTCGTGGCACTGATCCATGATGATGTAATTTGTCGGTCCCAGCTCGGATTCATTGCGATCGTGATCGTGCCCGCCGATTACATAATCTACCTCATACCGGGCACACAGATCGAGTAAAACATTCACTTCTTCTATTGGCAAGCCAGATGTGGTGCCGAATCCGTCCTTAAAGACATTCAGATGTGTGGCAATAGTGATGTGACGAGCCGAAGAATGAAACGATTCAAGAACTTCCGTAAGCCAGTCCAGCTGCAAACTTCCGAGTGTGCCGCTGCCACTGTCGAGAATAATAAAAACGTCATTTCCTGCGGGAGTACTTACAACAAAATAATATGACGATGCACCGAAACGTGGAAAATACTCATCCCAGCCACCGAAATACAAATCATGATTTCCCGGCGTGAAAAACCAGTTGACGGAATCAGCTGTATTCATGAGGGTCTCAAGAGTGTCATAACTTTCAGGGTGACCGCGCGTGATATCGCCCGCCACAACCAGAGCGGCTGCTGACGGTGATTTTGCAGCATTGAGAACAAGGTTGAATTCTTCATATGTTCCGATATGAGTGTCGCTGCAAAACAAAACTGAATAATCGGAATCCGGTATCAAAATTATCTGAAACGGATGTGTGCTGCTCCATTCCTGCGACATTTCGAAACGCTCATTGGCATTGTATTTCGAGTGAAATGCGCCGGTTTCATCGAGATCGTGAAAACAGGATGCGAGCGAAACGGGAAGCAATAGAATGATTATTTTCCACTTTTCCATACCAGGCCTCCTTTCACAAAGAATCCATAATATTGAGCTTGCAGATTGGCGCCGCCAGACTGTTGTAGCCAGCATTCCGCATACAATTGCATCGATTTTGAAATATTATTTTCGTATCGTCCGAACAGCATAGGCATCGTTTCCTGATTGAAGAAAAATCCGTTGGTATTGCTGAATCCAATTCCGATGTTCCATGGATGATCTGTTTTTTTCAAATGGTAAGAAAAACAATACAAAAAGTTCCGCCATTCCTTTTTTATCGCTGTTCCCGCACTATCGGCTTCAGGCCACTGTTCGAGCGCTTTTCCACTGAGCCGCCAGATGCGGGAATTATTTCCGATCATAGCTCTCAGGTGATTGTTTTCAGTACTGAATTCCACGACCAGATTCAGTTCGCGGATATATTCCGAAAACGGCCTGCAGAAAAAACCTCCGTAAAGCTTGTATTCGTGCTCTTTGACGATCATTTTCCTTTCTGCATTTATTGTCCACACATCGAGGATTGTATTTTGCGGATTCAGCAGCGCCAGTTCGGTTCCAGCCCCCAACGTCCAATTGTTTATTTCATATGATGGACAGAGCGCCAGATTAAGAAATCCTTCCGGTTTGGTTTGATTTTGCCCCGATGTCAAGGCTGATTCAATTTCCAGCTGGCCTGAAGCATAGGATGCAATAAACAAAAGTAATGTCAGACAGATTGTTTTAAGAACATTCATGCAAATGGTTTGTTTACAAAAATAAGGAACTTCTGATTGACAGAAACATGCGATTCTCAGCTTATTATGAAATAAATGTGAATACAACTATGAATTTGGAATTCTTTTTTTTAATTTTGCGCTTCATCTCAAAATCAAAACTATGGGACGCGCGTTTGAATATCGTAAAGCCAGAAAATTCAAAAGATGGGGCAATATGTCCCGCATGTTTACCCGTTACGGCCGTGAGATCACCATGGCTGTGAAAGAAGGCGGATCGAATCCTGAATATAACACCCGGCTCAGGGCAATCATTCAGAACGCCAAGAGCGACAACATGCCCAAGGAAAATGTTGAGCGCGCCATAAAAAAGGCCACCGAAAAAGATACGGCTGATTACAAGGAAGTATCATTCGAAGGCTATGCTCCTCATGGAATTGCCGTTTACGTTCATTGTGCGACCGACAACAATACCAGGTCTGTGGCAAACATCCGCAGCTATTTCAATAAATGCAACGGAAGCATGGGCACCAATGGTTCGGTAAGTTTTATGTTTGATAAAAAGTGTGTATTTATTTTTAAGGATACAGGTCAGGATATCGAAGAACTGGAGCTCGAGCTCATTGATTCTGGCGCCGAAGAAATCTTTAAAAACGAAGACGGCATACAGGTCTATGGCGATTTCGGCAGCTTTGGAACACTCCAGAAGGCCATTGAGGAAAAAGGATTTGAAATTACCAAAGCCGACTACGATTATCTGCCAAATGTTGAGCTGAAACACCTCTCACCCGAAGAGCAGGCCGACGTGGATAAACTCATCGAAAAGATTGAGGAAGACGACGACGTGGTGCGGGTTTATACGACTATGGCATAGCGCACAGGGCACAACGCACAGCGCATGGTACATGGAAGCATGACAATGCACTAGATATTCAACCTC is a genomic window containing:
- a CDS encoding transcriptional regulator yields the protein MGRAFEYRKARKFKRWGNMSRMFTRYGREITMAVKEGGSNPEYNTRLRAIIQNAKSDNMPKENVERAIKKATEKDTADYKEVSFEGYAPHGIAVYVHCATDNNTRSVANIRSYFNKCNGSMGTNGSVSFMFDKKCVFIFKDTGQDIEELELELIDSGAEEIFKNEDGIQVYGDFGSFGTLQKAIEEKGFEITKADYDYLPNVELKHLSPEEQADVDKLIEKIEEDDDVVRVYTTMA